The genomic segment AAAGTCCACCCATTTCCTGGGCAGTGAATACTTCCTCTGACGGCTGATCATCACTCTCATCACTGTGAAAAAGGATACGACTGCAGTAAGGGCAGAAAAGAATATCCTCACCCTTGCGAACATCGTTCACAAATTGACCCGGAAGGATCATGTGACAACCAGTACAAATACCGTCTAAAACAGGAACGATTCCCAAACCGGATTTATTTCTGATAATTCTTTCAAACTTAAAAAGAATCTCTTCATTCATACCGGGAACGACGCTGGCTTCTTCTGATTTGAGTCTCTTGAGCAG from the Oceanispirochaeta sp. genome contains:
- a CDS encoding C4-type zinc ribbon domain-containing protein codes for the protein LLKRLKSEEASVVPGMNEEILFKFERIIRNKSGLGIVPVLDGICTGCHMILPGQFVNDVRKGEDILFCPYCSRILFHSDESDDQPSEEVFTAQEMGGLSDLVDDFDLD